A single window of Methylocella tundrae DNA harbors:
- a CDS encoding SufE family protein: protein MSLDEILENFTYLDDWDDRYRYLIELGRTLEPLDEAAHNDVNKVRGCASQVWLETSVSRDPSEKPVLRFKGDSDAHIVRGLVALVLAIYSGHTADKILATDAQELFQSLGLSGHLTPQRSNGVRSMIERIKTDARMAAAHVS from the coding sequence ATGAGCCTCGACGAAATCCTTGAGAACTTCACCTATCTTGATGATTGGGACGATCGCTATCGCTATCTGATCGAGCTCGGACGGACGCTGGAGCCGCTCGACGAAGCAGCTCACAATGACGTGAACAAGGTGCGCGGCTGCGCCAGCCAGGTCTGGCTTGAGACGAGCGTTTCGCGGGATCCTTCGGAAAAACCCGTCCTGAGGTTCAAGGGCGACAGCGACGCGCACATCGTGCGCGGCCTCGTCGCTCTCGTGCTTGCGATCTATTCAGGCCACACGGCGGATAAGATCTTGGCGACGGACGCGCAGGAGCTGTTCCAATCGCTCGGCCTGTCCGGCCATTTGACGCCGCAGCGCAGCAACGGCGTGCGCTCCATGATTGAGCGCATCAAAACCGACGCGCGCATGGCGGCGGCTCACGTCTCTTGA
- a CDS encoding PAS domain-containing sensor histidine kinase, with protein MGYPLSLEGRIASLVHPGALSSPDERARHENFILRRLSVSLAIVAAAPFYLASHGGPGLVDSLVFAWLTLPLAAVVLLSSTGRLMRAEALSTFGLIAAGLTAAIGGAGEGALAWLILAPLDSLFSFNLAVIGASGLVAALAVAGVAAADALGVCDAVSGLARPSLFLLPAIAYATLVALSFVRDQAARSRAEQRRAERFSILTETVGDLVVTHDRTGAATSVSPTCEGLFGLPPAELMSRGFFEHVHVADRPAFLKAIAEASAGGATVNATLRLRSSSVVDRGHYAEPVFVWLDMRARRCEADPGGRGAANGGGAIAIYRDITELKWREDELEAARARAEEANHSKDHFLANMSHELRTPLNAIIGFSEILGDAEQTPRDGAKQREYAAIIHQSGQHLLSVVNSILDLSKIQSGSFDLTPAHFSIAPLIDICCDMVKLKAAERNIEIKRACPDGLEEVIGDKRACKQILINLLSNAVKFTPDDGKVWISAKPEGNTLLILVADSGVGIDAQDLARLGNPFFQAKGALDRPYEGTGLGLSIVSGLVGLHGGSIVLASEPDEGTCVLVRLPMDCRSAADKARTCAKIETIARYRRGDEMGDLFQQITVKKIA; from the coding sequence TTGGGCTACCCCCTCAGTCTTGAAGGCCGGATCGCCAGCCTCGTCCACCCTGGCGCCCTATCCTCCCCGGACGAGCGGGCGCGCCATGAGAATTTCATCTTGCGACGGCTTTCGGTTTCGCTCGCGATCGTTGCGGCGGCGCCCTTTTATCTCGCCTCGCATGGCGGCCCAGGCCTCGTTGATTCGCTTGTGTTCGCCTGGCTGACGCTGCCTCTCGCCGCCGTCGTGCTTCTGTCTTCGACCGGCAGGCTCATGCGGGCGGAGGCGCTGTCGACCTTTGGCCTCATCGCAGCCGGGCTGACGGCGGCGATCGGCGGCGCGGGCGAGGGCGCCCTCGCCTGGCTCATTCTCGCGCCCCTCGACAGCCTGTTTTCCTTCAATCTGGCGGTCATCGGCGCCAGCGGCCTTGTCGCGGCGCTCGCCGTCGCAGGGGTCGCCGCGGCTGACGCGCTGGGAGTCTGCGACGCCGTTTCAGGGCTGGCGCGTCCTTCCCTCTTTCTGCTCCCAGCCATCGCCTATGCAACGCTCGTCGCGCTCTCCTTCGTGCGGGATCAGGCCGCCCGCTCCCGCGCCGAGCAGCGCCGCGCCGAGCGCTTCAGCATCCTCACCGAAACCGTTGGCGATCTCGTCGTCACTCATGATCGAACGGGAGCCGCGACCTCGGTCAGCCCCACCTGCGAAGGCCTCTTCGGGCTGCCTCCCGCCGAACTGATGAGTCGAGGCTTCTTCGAACATGTTCACGTCGCCGATCGCCCAGCGTTTCTGAAAGCGATCGCCGAGGCGAGCGCCGGCGGCGCGACAGTCAACGCCACCTTGCGCCTCAGGAGCTCAAGCGTCGTCGATCGCGGCCATTACGCGGAGCCGGTATTTGTCTGGCTCGACATGCGGGCGCGCCGCTGCGAGGCGGACCCCGGAGGGCGGGGGGCGGCGAATGGCGGAGGCGCCATCGCGATCTATCGCGACATCACCGAACTGAAATGGCGCGAGGACGAACTCGAAGCCGCAAGAGCCCGCGCCGAGGAAGCCAATCACTCGAAAGATCATTTCCTCGCCAATATGAGTCATGAACTCAGAACGCCCTTGAATGCGATCATCGGTTTTTCAGAAATTCTTGGCGACGCCGAGCAGACCCCGCGCGATGGCGCAAAGCAACGCGAATATGCCGCAATCATTCATCAATCAGGGCAGCACCTTCTCTCCGTCGTGAACTCGATTCTCGATCTGTCGAAAATACAGTCCGGCTCCTTTGATCTGACGCCGGCGCACTTCTCGATTGCCCCTCTGATCGACATCTGCTGCGACATGGTCAAACTCAAGGCGGCCGAACGCAACATCGAGATCAAGCGGGCGTGTCCGGACGGCCTTGAAGAGGTTATCGGCGACAAGCGCGCCTGCAAACAGATCCTGATCAATCTTCTCTCCAACGCGGTGAAGTTCACGCCCGACGACGGCAAGGTGTGGATCAGCGCGAAGCCCGAGGGCAATACGCTGCTCATCCTTGTCGCCGACTCAGGCGTTGGCATAGACGCGCAGGATCTCGCGCGCCTCGGCAATCCTTTCTTCCAGGCGAAGGGCGCGCTCGACCGGCCTTATGAGGGAACGGGGCTTGGCCTCTCCATCGTCAGCGGGCTTGTCGGATTGCATGGCGGATCGATCGTCCTGGCGAGCGAGCCAGACGAAGGCACATGCGTTCTCGTGCGCCTGCCGATGGATTGCCGCTCCGCCGCCGATAAGGCGCGGACATGCGCCAAGATTGAGACCATCGCGCGCTATCGTCGCGGCGACGAAATGGGCGATCTATTCCAACAAATCACGGTGAAGAAAATTGCGTGA
- a CDS encoding peptidoglycan-binding domain-containing protein, with protein sequence MREALATADHDYILTEPSKPRARSKRDKGASSKRRGSSRKSSVKTRRALVLVGSALCVAALGGIAINALTMQKTRHPAPLFGHAAPAHATREPSTIELAPATLPIPAPRPQQLAPAQADDSQSAKTPTDDKSSLPHAHQASAPAPAGAEAETKPRDAITELLLGNGHEVQAVGPSKTVLAAQKALVKLGFVLKPDGVMGATTRQAIERYERDHGRASRGELTPAISRLLSAESGVPIN encoded by the coding sequence TTGCGTGAAGCTCTGGCTACGGCTGATCATGATTACATCCTGACCGAACCTTCAAAGCCGAGGGCGCGGTCAAAGCGCGACAAGGGGGCGTCTTCGAAACGGCGCGGTTCGTCGCGCAAATCGTCCGTAAAGACGCGGCGCGCCCTCGTGCTTGTCGGCAGCGCGCTCTGCGTCGCGGCGCTCGGGGGTATTGCGATCAACGCGCTGACGATGCAGAAGACGCGCCATCCGGCCCCTTTGTTCGGTCACGCCGCGCCCGCTCACGCGACAAGAGAGCCAAGCACAATCGAGCTGGCTCCCGCGACGCTTCCCATTCCAGCGCCCCGGCCGCAACAGCTCGCGCCAGCGCAGGCGGATGACAGCCAGTCCGCAAAGACGCCGACGGACGACAAGAGCAGCCTCCCTCATGCTCATCAAGCGTCCGCCCCGGCTCCGGCCGGCGCCGAAGCCGAGACCAAGCCGCGCGACGCCATCACTGAGCTGTTGCTCGGCAACGGACACGAGGTCCAGGCCGTGGGCCCGTCCAAGACCGTGCTCGCGGCCCAAAAGGCCCTGGTCAAATTGGGCTTTGTGCTGAAGCCAGATGGCGTCATGGGCGCGACGACGAGGCAGGCGATCGAGCGCTATGAGCGCGATCATGGCCGCGCCAGCCGCGGCGAGCTGACGCCCGCCATTTCGCGCCTTCTCAGCGCGGAATCGGGCGTTCCGATCAATTAG
- a CDS encoding inorganic phosphate transporter, producing MTSLSSPDILATPKVDSKPYLNQPMSLQAILIFLAIVALGLFFTAFSIYRDIAASGTSVTTILPFLLLGLALLIALGFEFVNGFHDTANAVATVIYTHSLAPPVAVVWSGCFNFLGVLFSTGAVAFGIVSLLPVELILQVGSEAGFAMVFAMLIAAIIWNLGTWWLGLPASSSHTLIGSIIGVGVANALMRGRDGTSGVDWSKATEIGYALLLSPVVGFVCAAILLLVMKILIKWPELYSEPKPHAAPPLWIRGLLIFTSAGVSFAHGSNDGQKGMGLIMLILIGTVPTAYALNRAMPESQVASFIEHSHAASKVVDAKASGYEVLGDPRPAVTNYITSHEMNEGTFPSLAALIRDIADQIQQYGSIAKIPAAKAGNTRNDMYLASEAIRVLQKDKAGDLTKGDLATLTAYKKNLDSATKFIPDWVKISVAIALGLGTMIGWKRIVVTVGEKIGKTHLTYGQGAAAELVAMGTIAAADNFGLPVSTTHVLSSGVAGTMAANGSGVQMSTIRSLALAWVLTLPCAIALSALLFFVFRKVELLF from the coding sequence ATGACGTCGCTATCCTCGCCAGATATTCTGGCGACGCCAAAAGTCGATTCAAAGCCCTATCTCAACCAGCCGATGTCGCTGCAGGCGATACTGATTTTCCTGGCGATCGTCGCGCTCGGGTTGTTCTTCACCGCTTTCAGCATTTATCGCGACATCGCTGCGTCCGGCACGAGCGTCACCACCATCCTTCCCTTTCTTCTGCTCGGCCTCGCCCTTTTGATCGCCCTCGGGTTCGAGTTCGTCAACGGCTTCCATGACACCGCCAATGCGGTCGCAACAGTCATTTACACCCATTCCCTGGCGCCACCCGTCGCCGTCGTCTGGTCGGGCTGCTTTAATTTCCTCGGCGTTCTGTTTTCGACCGGCGCCGTCGCCTTCGGCATCGTGTCTTTGCTGCCGGTCGAACTGATCCTCCAGGTCGGCTCTGAGGCGGGCTTCGCCATGGTCTTTGCGATGCTGATCGCGGCCATCATCTGGAATCTCGGCACATGGTGGCTCGGTTTGCCGGCGTCGAGTTCGCATACTCTGATCGGCTCGATCATTGGCGTCGGCGTCGCCAATGCGCTGATGCGCGGTCGCGACGGCACCTCCGGCGTCGACTGGAGCAAAGCCACCGAGATCGGCTACGCGCTGCTGCTTTCGCCGGTCGTCGGATTCGTCTGCGCGGCAATTCTTCTACTGGTCATGAAGATCCTCATCAAATGGCCGGAACTTTATTCCGAGCCAAAACCGCACGCCGCCCCGCCGCTCTGGATTCGTGGCTTGCTGATTTTCACGTCCGCCGGCGTTTCATTCGCGCATGGCTCTAACGACGGGCAGAAGGGGATGGGCCTCATCATGCTCATCCTCATCGGCACCGTGCCGACGGCTTATGCGCTGAACCGCGCAATGCCGGAAAGCCAGGTTGCGAGCTTCATCGAGCATTCGCACGCGGCGTCAAAAGTGGTCGACGCCAAGGCCTCAGGCTATGAAGTGTTGGGCGACCCCCGGCCAGCCGTCACCAACTATATCACCTCGCATGAAATGAACGAGGGCACCTTCCCCTCGCTCGCCGCGCTGATCCGTGACATCGCGGACCAGATTCAGCAATATGGGTCCATCGCCAAAATTCCAGCGGCGAAGGCCGGCAATACCCGCAATGATATGTATCTGGCTTCCGAAGCAATCCGCGTCCTGCAAAAGGACAAGGCGGGCGACCTTACGAAAGGGGACCTTGCGACTCTCACGGCCTACAAGAAGAACCTCGACAGCGCGACGAAGTTCATCCCGGACTGGGTCAAGATTTCGGTCGCGATCGCGCTCGGCCTTGGCACGATGATCGGCTGGAAACGCATCGTCGTCACAGTCGGCGAGAAGATCGGCAAGACGCATCTGACCTATGGCCAGGGCGCCGCCGCCGAACTCGTCGCGATGGGCACCATCGCCGCCGCCGATAATTTCGGCCTGCCCGTCTCGACGACGCATGTGCTTTCGTCCGGCGTCGCCGGGACCATGGCGGCTAACGGCTCGGGGGTGCAGATGTCGACGATCCGGAGCCTTGCGCTGGCCTGGGTGTTGACGCTGCCTTGCGCCATCGCGCTCTCCGCGTTGCTGTTCTTTGTGTTCCGCAAGGTCGAGCTGTTATTCTAG
- a CDS encoding DUF2267 domain-containing protein has translation MQDLIARISASAGIEPGTAEKAVGVILAFLRKEGPKGEIDELFATVPGAAEAAAAGAESGGLISGLMGMMGGGLMGLAARLSGLGLSMGQMQAVGHEVFAYVKERAGEERIRQVAAAIPGLSQFL, from the coding sequence ATGCAAGATCTCATTGCGCGCATTTCCGCATCCGCCGGCATTGAGCCAGGCACCGCCGAGAAGGCGGTCGGGGTCATATTGGCTTTCCTGCGGAAGGAGGGGCCGAAGGGGGAGATCGACGAATTATTCGCGACCGTACCGGGCGCCGCGGAGGCGGCCGCGGCCGGCGCGGAGAGCGGCGGCCTGATCAGCGGCCTGATGGGCATGATGGGCGGCGGCCTCATGGGGCTCGCCGCGAGGCTCTCGGGGCTCGGCCTCAGCATGGGGCAGATGCAGGCGGTGGGCCATGAGGTGTTCGCCTATGTCAAGGAACGGGCCGGCGAGGAGCGCATCCGGCAGGTTGCCGCCGCCATTCCGGGCCTCAGCCAGTTCCTTTGA
- a CDS encoding DUF1254 domain-containing protein → MNRLDRLLAGVLWLLGVLFVAAAVHILAVFYLPRYEGKDPFSRLSAFAKTSELTVLPRATPQAEWAPFSDPALAQGACLYDLSRNPMRLSGEVDADRMLTLSFRTPTGEIFYSMTERAAQRGKIDVLVLTAEQLESLEASDEEDEAPQELRLVAPTTKGIVLINALAAFPSERLEAEQRVKAMSCTPEASPE, encoded by the coding sequence ATGAACCGTCTCGATCGCCTCCTTGCCGGCGTCCTCTGGCTGCTCGGCGTGCTGTTCGTGGCGGCGGCGGTTCATATCCTCGCCGTCTTTTATCTGCCAAGGTATGAGGGGAAAGACCCGTTCAGCCGTCTGTCGGCCTTCGCCAAAACCAGCGAACTCACCGTGCTGCCGCGCGCGACGCCTCAGGCCGAATGGGCGCCCTTCTCCGATCCGGCTCTCGCGCAGGGCGCTTGTCTTTATGACCTGTCGCGCAATCCGATGCGGCTTTCCGGCGAAGTCGACGCCGACCGGATGCTCACTCTCTCGTTTCGCACGCCGACGGGTGAAATTTTCTATTCGATGACCGAGCGCGCGGCACAGCGAGGCAAGATTGACGTGCTGGTTCTGACCGCCGAGCAACTCGAGTCCCTCGAGGCTTCGGACGAAGAGGACGAGGCGCCACAGGAGCTGCGGCTTGTCGCGCCGACAACAAAAGGAATTGTTCTTATCAACGCCCTCGCCGCCTTTCCGAGCGAAAGGCTTGAGGCCGAACAGAGGGTGAAAGCCATGAGCTGCACACCCGAGGCCTCGCCGGAATAG
- a CDS encoding DUF1214 domain-containing protein yields the protein MLYRDPSRHRLRDRAALLGKFLLVAVAGGVIGLCVTFAALRNGFGFGAVEAGPWTAWPRNGAGNIDPYSRATLALSGEIPLGASEGISFVALDDSAGNRFDASCDYTVSGQTPQARYWTLTVMTPKGRLIANPAERNGFTSSEILRSADGGFAITLSHNARPGNWLALGSDRSFILVLRLYETEFSAATLAFDASSLPTIVRGACR from the coding sequence ATGCTCTACCGCGACCCCTCCCGACACAGATTACGCGACCGCGCCGCCCTCCTCGGAAAGTTCCTGCTCGTCGCCGTCGCCGGCGGCGTGATCGGCCTTTGCGTCACTTTCGCGGCGCTGCGGAACGGCTTCGGCTTCGGCGCCGTCGAGGCGGGTCCGTGGACCGCCTGGCCGAGGAACGGCGCCGGCAATATCGACCCTTATTCGCGCGCCACGCTCGCTCTCTCGGGCGAGATTCCCCTCGGCGCATCGGAAGGCATCAGCTTTGTCGCGCTGGATGACAGCGCCGGCAATCGTTTCGACGCCTCCTGCGACTATACGGTGAGCGGGCAGACGCCGCAGGCGCGCTACTGGACGCTGACTGTGATGACGCCGAAGGGCCGGCTGATTGCGAACCCGGCCGAGCGCAACGGCTTCACCTCCAGCGAAATCCTGCGCTCCGCCGATGGCGGCTTCGCCATCACCCTGTCGCATAACGCCCGGCCGGGGAACTGGCTGGCGCTCGGCAGCGACAGGAGCTTCATCCTTGTCCTGCGCCTCTATGAGACTGAATTCAGCGCCGCGACGCTCGCCTTCGACGCATCGAGCCTGCCGACGATCGTCAGGGGAGCATGCCGATGA